In Bactrocera oleae isolate idBacOlea1 chromosome 5, idBacOlea1, whole genome shotgun sequence, a genomic segment contains:
- the Usp39 gene encoding ubiquitin carboxyl-terminal hydrolase 39 → MSTNGREPVAKKPKIEQKLATNGKMKEEHDEYELEPSAFNPKYRVCPYLDTINRHLLDFDFEKLCSISLTRINVYACLVCGKYFQGRGTNTHAYTHSVSEAHHVFLNLQTLRFYCLPDNYEIIDSSLDDIKYVLNPTFEPKDIRQLDRSEPKYSRTVDGTLYLPGVVGLNNIKANDYCNVVLHALSHVGPLRDYYLREQNYAKIKRPPGDSIFNLVQRFGELMRKMWNPRNFKAHVSPHEMLQAVVLWSNKSFQITEQGDPIDFLSWFLHTLHRALKGNKKPDSSIIHKIFLGEMKIFTRKIPPVELDDTQKSLLLATEEYQEKCEDSNFLYLTCDLPPPPLFTDEFRENIIPQVNLYQLLAKFNGTTEKEYNTYKDNFLKRFEITRLPQYIILYIKRFTKNTFFLEKNPTIVNFPIKNVDFGDILSMKNREQLKNTKYNLVANIVHDGEPKKGTYRAHILHKANGQWYEMQDLHVTEILPPMITLTESYIQIYERNND, encoded by the exons ATGTCAACAAATG GTAGAGAACCGGTGGCTAAAAAGCCGAAGATAGAGCAAAAGCTGGCCACAAATGGCAAGATGAAGGAAGAGCATGATGAGTACG AACTTGAACCGTCTGCTTTCAATCCAAAGTATCGTGTCTGTCCATATCTGGATACAATTAACCGCCACCTACtagattttgattttgaaaagttGTGTTCAATCTCGCTAACGCGCATAAACGTTTACGCCTGTCTGGTTTGTGGCAAATATTTCCAAGGGCGCGGCACAAATACGCACGCTTATACACATTCCGTATCGGAGGCGCATCATGTTTTTCTCAATCTACAAACACTACGCTTCTATTGTCTGCCagataattatgaaattattgaCTCTTCGCTAGACGATATCAAATATGTACTGAATCCCACTTTTGAACCAAAAGATATAAGACAGCTGGATCGCTCTGAACCGAAGTACTCGCGTACAGTCGACGGTACGCTTTATCTACCCGGTGTGGTTGGtttgaataatataaaagcGAACGACTATTGTAATGTTGTGCTGCACGCGCTATCACACGTGGGTCCTTTACGCGATTACTACCTGCGTGAGCAGAATTATGCCAAAATAAAAAGACCACCAGGTGATTCGATCTTCAATCTAGTGCAACGTTTCGGTGAACTGATGCGAAAAATGTGGAATCCACGAAATTTTAAAGCGCACGTGTCGCCACACGAAATGTTGCAGGCCGTAGTGTTGTGGTCcaataaaagttttcaaataacGGAACAAGGTGATCCCATCGACTTTCTATCTTGGTTCTTGCATACGCTACATCGCGCACTAAAAGGCAACAAAAAGCCTGATTCATCGATCATACACAAAATCTTTTTaggtgaaatgaaaatttttacgcGCAAAATTCCGCCAGTAGAGTTGGATGATACGCAGAAATCGTTACTTTTAGCTACAGAGGAATATCAGGAGAAATGTGAAGATTCTAATTTTCTATATCTTACTTGTGACCTGCCACCGCCACCACTGTTCACGgacgaatttcgtgaaaatatcatACCACAAGTTAATCTTTATCAATTGCTAGCGAAATTCAATGGCACCACCGAAAAGGAATATAACACGTACAAAGATAACTTTTTGAAGCGCTTCGAAATCACACGTTTGCCACAGTACATTATACTATATATCAAACGTTTCACAAAGAATACCTTCTTCCTGGAGAAAAATCCAACGATTGTCAATTTTCCGATTAA GAACGTGGACTTTGGCGATATTTTGTCAATGAAGAACCGAGAACAACTGaaaaataccaaatataattTGGTAGCAAATATTGTGCATGATGGTGAGCCGAAAAAGGGCACTTATCGTGCGCACATTTTACATAAAGCCAATGGGCAGTGGTATGAAATGCAAGATTTGCATGTAACGGAAATTTTGCCACCCATGATCACACTGACAGAGTCATACATACAGATTTATGAACGAAATAATGATTGA
- the LOC106625245 gene encoding uncharacterized protein encodes MAEGTYEYECMRAELLGIEKPNEEEFEKARAERLRREQEELEAAEAALLEQQEDQMRNVGGRLDELNTILSSTQQKLNRFKQTACGSLSNIFARGSVDLPDGTPSTSATASRRNTTATGGGTSGQHNDEKSDSDTNSTLDLDNVRDQEIEGEIQPVIPTEKIRAAKMDIQKKMTSHLDKLDLLINKADNAEISMSEQTKQMSRMAK; translated from the exons ATGGCAGAAGGCACCTACGAATACGAGTGTATGAGAGCAGAGTTGTTAGGCATAGAAAAACCTAACGAGGAGGAATTCGAGAAGGCGCGCGCCGAGCGCTTGAGACGTGAACAAGAGGAATTAGAAGCCGCCGAGGCTGCG cttctAGAGCAGCAGGAAGACCAAATGCGTAATGTAGGTGGGCGTTTGGATGAGTTGAATACAATATTATCATCCACACAACAGAAATTAAATCGTTTCAAGCAAACAGCTTGTGGTAGcctatcaaatatttttgccagAGGCTCAGTAGATTTGCCAGACGGTACACCCTCTACCTCCGCGACAGCTAGTCGACGCAATACCACCGCAACGGGAGGCGGCACTAGTGGTCAACATAATGATGAGAAGAGCGACTCCGATACAAATAGTACACTGGATCTTGATAATGTGCGAGATCAAGAAATTGAGGGTGAAATACAACCCGTCATACCAACGGAGAAAATTCGGGCAGCAAAAATGGATATACAGAAAAAAATGACTTCACACTTAGACAAATTAGACTTGTTAATTAACAAGGCCGATAATGCGGAAATTTCAATGTCGGAACAAACTAAACAAATGAGTCGCATGGCAAAGTAA
- the LOC106625246 gene encoding uncharacterized protein, giving the protein MSLRYVCVEVRHNLRCANVFLQFDHSLTETEFLKIVVENDALTFREYSTATRVTLGKFFTAEARTISNLTVEECNASFRLTITNEPAQVTTDNTENRIDNKRKIYITPKPNIEEGSQHIVLCKNCKCELSTTLQCQRVREFPSGSIDVNEFFCHHGPKFEEVLVPQLTDFFYGFQFVVLNMELVQQQVKMKDKHVYCRRCLQYLGENILNDNAMKLWMDTLLLKCQHNDKDDTIISVVNEKVTPTCQLLLKIIDDTLVTDVVGEPLLQQMHFCKVLLEATFPCRKRKYLLLQVLEKQLQVLRNMNPLAHGSHNNNNVLQVQLEQCKSFKLLYRLLDETEDEGGGDDKIGDNDSGETNSASSISSDSILLKSWKEDMSIHVLKVSPTLFGTLLEELDENALLLPELYRYTHDHFQLSYIFYVD; this is encoded by the coding sequence ATGTCTCTGCGGTACGTTTGTGTGGAGGTGCGCCATAACCTGCGTTGTGCCAATGTATTCCTCCAGTTTGACCATAGTCTCACCGAAACggaattcttaaaaattgttgtaGAAAACGATGCATTGACCTTTCGAGAATACTCCACAGCGACCCGGGTGACGCTCGGTAAATTTTTTACCGCGGAAGCACGTACTATAAGTAACTTGACTGTAGAAGAGTGCAATGCCAGTTTTCGTTTAACTATAACCAATGAACCTGCCCAAGTTACTACAGATAATACAGAAAATCGAATAGataataaaaggaaaatatatataactccaaAGCCAAATATCGAAGAAGGCAGCCAGCACATAGTTTTGTGCAAGAATTGCAAATGTGAACTGAGTACTACACTTCAATGCCAAAGAGTTCGTGAATTTCCCTCTGGATCTATAGACGTGAACGAATTTTTTTGTCATCATGGACCAAAATTTGAAGAAGTCTTGGTGCCACAACTTACTGACTTCTTTTATGGCTTTCAATTTGTTGTACTTAATATGGAGTTGGTACAACAGCAAGTTAAAATGAAGGATAAACATGTTTACTGTCGGCGATGTTTGCAGTACCTGGGAGAAAATATACTCAACGATAATGCAATGAAATTATGGATGGACACATTACTCTTAAAATGCCAACATAACGATAAGGACGATACAATAATAAGTGTTGTTAACGAAAAAGTCACACCAACATGTCAgcttttacttaaaattattgaCGATACATTAGTTACAGATGTTGTTGGCGAACCATTGCTTCAACAGATGCACTTTTGTAAAGTTTTGCTAGAAGCCACCTTTCCGTGCCGAAAACGTAAATATCTGCTTTTACAAGTGCTGGAAAAACAATTGCAGGTGCTGCGTAACATGAACCCATTGGCTCATGGTagccataataataataatgtgctGCAAGTGCAACTTGAGCAATGCAAAAGTTTTAAACTACTTTACAGACTGCTAGATGAAACAGAAGATGAAGGTGGAGGTGATGACAAAATAGGAGACAACGATAGTGGTGAGACTAACAGTGCCAGTAGTATTAGCAGCGATAGCATACTGTTAAAAAGCTGGAAAGAGGATATGTCTATACATGTGCTAAAAGTATCACCGACACTTTTCGGCACACTACTAGAGGAGTTGGACGAAAATGCTTTATTGCTTCCTGAATTGTACCGCTATACGCACGACCATTTTCAACTGAGTTATATATTCTATGTAGATTAG
- the LOC106625244 gene encoding bleomycin hydrolase isoform X1, with the protein MFALRFTSTIRRQQLSNRLPTIFTYKYKLLGTTRANYSTAATLFPANNTTTSYPNAITPQKLDKWRKDFYSEPKNILAQNVCSRVDPFDVCLSRKSLENTNHIFTYKVESEGKPITNQKSSGRCWLFAALNCIRLPFMKSLNIDEFEFSQGYLFYWDKIERCNYFLNNIVKTARRNEVVDGRLVSFLLNDPTSDGGQWDMLVNLITKHGLMPKKCFPETYSCEASMRMNAILKSKLREYAKVLRDLLDKDPSEEEVAQKIDEMMASIYKIVGICLGIPSERFTWEYYDKSKAYNSIGPVTPLEFYENYVKNVFNVENKVCLVNDPRPSSFYDQTYTVDCLGNVVGGRPVLYNNQPVEKLLQLVAESLKAGEAVWFGCEVSKRFASKQGIEDLNVHDFKLVFDVDIQTPLSKADRLIFGESAMTHAMLFTAVSLDENGEVKKLRVENSWGEDRGEKGYLVMTAEWFKEFGFEVVIDKSFVPPEILKVFDMEPIVLPAWDPMGTLA; encoded by the exons atgt TTGCACTACGTTTTACCTCTACGATACGACGTCAACAACTGTCAAACCGTTTGCCgaccatatttacatacaaatacaaactaTTGGGCACTACTCGTGCAAATTACTCAACTGCCGCAACTCTATTTCCAGCCAACAACACTACTACTAGCTATCCAAATGCGATTACACCGCAGAAACTGGACAAATGGCGTAAGGACTTCTACAGCGAACCGAAGAACATTCTTGCACAGAATGTCTGCTCGCGCGTGGATCCATTTGATGTGTGCTTATCGCGCAAATCCCTCGAAAATACCAATCACATATTTACTTACAAG gtgGAAAGCGAAGGCAAACCTATTACCAATCAAAAGAGTTCCGGCCGATGTTGGCTTTTTGCTGCGCTGAATTGCATACGTCTGCCATTTatgaaaagtttaaatatagatgaatttgaattttctcaGGGCTACCTATTTTATTGGGACAAAATTGAACGTTGCAATTATTTTCTCAATAATATTGTAAAGACGGCGAGGCGCAACGAAGTGGTGGACGGCCGTTTAGtgtcatttttattaaat GATCCAACATCAGATGGCGGCCAATGGGATATGTTAGTTAATTTAATAACCAAACATGGTTTAATGCCAAAGAAATGTTTTCCCGAGACTTACAGTTGTGAGGCGAGCATGCGCATGAATGCCATATTGAAGAGCAAG CTACGTGAATATGCCAAAGTGTTACGTGATCTTTTGGATAAAGATCCTAGCGAGGAAGAGGTTGCTCAAAAGATTGATGAAATGATGGCTAGTATCTACAAGATAGTTGGTATCTGTTTGGGAATTCCCTCAGAACGCTTCACCTGGGAGTATTATGACAAATCCAAAGCTTATAACTCCATTGGACCAGTAACGCCGTTGGAGTTCTACGAAAACtatgttaaaaatgtatttaatgtgGAAAATAAG GTATGTTTAGTAAATGATCCACGTCCATCCAGTTTTTACGACCAAACGTATACAGTGGATTGTCTTGGTAATGTGGTGGGTGGCCGCCCAGTGCTGTATAATAATCAACCGGTTGAGAAACTACTACAGCTGGTAGCTGAAAGTTTAAAAGCCGGTGAGGCTGTTTGGTTTGGTTGTGAAGTCAGTAAACGCTTTGCATCAAAGCAGGGCATTGAGGATTTGAATGT GCATGACTTTAAACTAGTCTTTGATGTTGATATTCAAACGCCTTTGTCGAAGGCGGATCGCCTAATTTTTGGAGAATCAGCCATGACACATGCCATGTTATTCACTGCAGTATCCCTTGAC gaaaatggTGAAGTAAAAAAATTGCGGGTTGAAAACTCTTGGGGTGAAGACCGTGGTGAAAAGGGTTATCTGGTTATGACCGCTGAGTGGTTTAAGGAGTTCGGTTTCGAAGTTGTGATTGACAAGTCATTCGTACCACCCGAAATTCTTAAAGTTTTCGACATGGAACCAATTGTGCTTCCGGCTTGGGACCCAATGGGCACCCTAGCTTAA
- the LOC106625244 gene encoding bleomycin hydrolase isoform X2: MSNNTTTSYPNAITPQKLDKWRKDFYSEPKNILAQNVCSRVDPFDVCLSRKSLENTNHIFTYKVESEGKPITNQKSSGRCWLFAALNCIRLPFMKSLNIDEFEFSQGYLFYWDKIERCNYFLNNIVKTARRNEVVDGRLVSFLLNDPTSDGGQWDMLVNLITKHGLMPKKCFPETYSCEASMRMNAILKSKLREYAKVLRDLLDKDPSEEEVAQKIDEMMASIYKIVGICLGIPSERFTWEYYDKSKAYNSIGPVTPLEFYENYVKNVFNVENKVCLVNDPRPSSFYDQTYTVDCLGNVVGGRPVLYNNQPVEKLLQLVAESLKAGEAVWFGCEVSKRFASKQGIEDLNVHDFKLVFDVDIQTPLSKADRLIFGESAMTHAMLFTAVSLDENGEVKKLRVENSWGEDRGEKGYLVMTAEWFKEFGFEVVIDKSFVPPEILKVFDMEPIVLPAWDPMGTLA, encoded by the exons atgt CCAACAACACTACTACTAGCTATCCAAATGCGATTACACCGCAGAAACTGGACAAATGGCGTAAGGACTTCTACAGCGAACCGAAGAACATTCTTGCACAGAATGTCTGCTCGCGCGTGGATCCATTTGATGTGTGCTTATCGCGCAAATCCCTCGAAAATACCAATCACATATTTACTTACAAG gtgGAAAGCGAAGGCAAACCTATTACCAATCAAAAGAGTTCCGGCCGATGTTGGCTTTTTGCTGCGCTGAATTGCATACGTCTGCCATTTatgaaaagtttaaatatagatgaatttgaattttctcaGGGCTACCTATTTTATTGGGACAAAATTGAACGTTGCAATTATTTTCTCAATAATATTGTAAAGACGGCGAGGCGCAACGAAGTGGTGGACGGCCGTTTAGtgtcatttttattaaat GATCCAACATCAGATGGCGGCCAATGGGATATGTTAGTTAATTTAATAACCAAACATGGTTTAATGCCAAAGAAATGTTTTCCCGAGACTTACAGTTGTGAGGCGAGCATGCGCATGAATGCCATATTGAAGAGCAAG CTACGTGAATATGCCAAAGTGTTACGTGATCTTTTGGATAAAGATCCTAGCGAGGAAGAGGTTGCTCAAAAGATTGATGAAATGATGGCTAGTATCTACAAGATAGTTGGTATCTGTTTGGGAATTCCCTCAGAACGCTTCACCTGGGAGTATTATGACAAATCCAAAGCTTATAACTCCATTGGACCAGTAACGCCGTTGGAGTTCTACGAAAACtatgttaaaaatgtatttaatgtgGAAAATAAG GTATGTTTAGTAAATGATCCACGTCCATCCAGTTTTTACGACCAAACGTATACAGTGGATTGTCTTGGTAATGTGGTGGGTGGCCGCCCAGTGCTGTATAATAATCAACCGGTTGAGAAACTACTACAGCTGGTAGCTGAAAGTTTAAAAGCCGGTGAGGCTGTTTGGTTTGGTTGTGAAGTCAGTAAACGCTTTGCATCAAAGCAGGGCATTGAGGATTTGAATGT GCATGACTTTAAACTAGTCTTTGATGTTGATATTCAAACGCCTTTGTCGAAGGCGGATCGCCTAATTTTTGGAGAATCAGCCATGACACATGCCATGTTATTCACTGCAGTATCCCTTGAC gaaaatggTGAAGTAAAAAAATTGCGGGTTGAAAACTCTTGGGGTGAAGACCGTGGTGAAAAGGGTTATCTGGTTATGACCGCTGAGTGGTTTAAGGAGTTCGGTTTCGAAGTTGTGATTGACAAGTCATTCGTACCACCCGAAATTCTTAAAGTTTTCGACATGGAACCAATTGTGCTTCCGGCTTGGGACCCAATGGGCACCCTAGCTTAA
- the LOC106623745 gene encoding uncharacterized protein F58A4.6 has translation MTFLLCISDLSKHQEFKEIDRNNNVKTLPKKLLWDRVISLRANNQTTITDKASNDNKQRILKRLYIEIDGINAFYLLRELQQLTQLRLQLNTNPAMRGIDVFWLQLRPPTKEVIDYKWNRILLHTLWEHIEVEYLMSWLSTLGGGYSALGEQFSKCAEVAGKISLRQFNIGLRLGDPFLQARCKLYYSISLIQTGQLRKAKYIIREQYKFARKQKEFDGRLVKMCHGIWLRLQYEYGLRLKNKTSTEAVLVNK, from the exons ATGACATTTCTATTATGTATTAGTGATTTGTCGAAACATCAGGAGTTTAAAGAAATTGATAGAAATAATAACGTGAAAACACTGCCCAAAAAATTGCTTTGGGATCGTGTAATATCCTTACGAGCAAATAATCAAACCACAATTACTGATAAAGCATCCAATGATAACAAACAACGTATACTAAAGCGCTTATATATAGAGATTGATGGTATCAATGCATTCTACCTCTTACGGGAGTTGCAACAATTAACACAACTGCGCCTACAGTTAAACACGAATCCAGCAATGCGTGGTATTGATGTATTTTGGTTGCAATTGAGACCACCAACAAAAGAAGTGATCGACTATAAATG GAATCGTATATTGTTACACACGCTGTGGGAGCATATCGAAGTGGAATATCTAATGTCCTGGTTATCTACGCTTGGCGGCGGTTACTCCGCTCTTGGAGAACAATTTAGCAAATGT GCCGAGGTTGCTGGTAAAATATCCTTACGTCAATTCAATATTGGTCTACGACTTGGCGATCCATTCCTACAAGCCAGATGCAAATTATATTATAGCATTTCACTTATACAAACTGGTCAGCTTAGAAAAGCTAAATATATCATACGTGAACAATACAAGTTCGCCAGAAAGCAAAAGGAATTCGATGGTCGTTTAGTAAAAATGTGTCATGGCATATGGTTACGGCTGCAATACGAATACGGATTGCGCTTAAAGAATAAGACCTCGACGGAGGCCGTTTTAGTGAACAAATGA
- the LOC106623743 gene encoding uncharacterized protein: MKFYVLVIAAVAYLAYVHGDACVQCNSATDPKCATDPENYLAKTCSVNTSICYTRVLNGNTIRGCASELDNATAVACHNELQCLICSFAEGCNRLVFPQSRSQCLQCTGNSTSGCATNVYARPTVCPIYKLGDKCYVRNNGKNQTNSFQRGCLSSAQASKLCVDETNCFTCEGVGCNFISANNTQIPVARDGAAFVSSSIVVLVAALAILHWI, encoded by the exons ATGAAGTTCTACGTATTGGTGATTGCAGCTGTGGCCTATTTGGCATATGTGCACGGGG ATGCCTGCGTGCAGTGTAACTCTGCTACTGATCCAAAATGTGCAACAGATCCTGAAAACTATTTGGCCAAAACTTGCAGTGTGAATACATCCATTTGCTATACGAGAGTCCTCA ACGGTAATACGATACGTGGCTGCGCTTCTGAGTTGGACAACGCCACGGCGGTTGCTTGCCACAATGAGTTGCAGTGCTTGATTTGCTCCTTTGCCGAAGGTTGCAATCGTCTCGTTTTCCCGCAAAGCCGCTCTCAGTGCCTGCAATGCACGGGTAACTCCACCAGTGGTTGTGCTACAAATGTCTATGCCCGGCCCACGGTATGTCCGATTTACAAATTGGGCGATAAATGTTATGTTAGAAATAATG GCAAGAACCAAACAAATTCCTTCCAACGCGGTTGCCTCTCTTCCGCTCAAGCTAGCAAACTCTGCGTGGATGAGACGAACTGTTTCACCTGCGAAGGCGTCGGCTGTAACTTCATTTCCGCCAATAACACCCAAATCCCCGTTGCCCGTGATGGTGCCGCTTTCGTAAGCTCTTCGATTGTTGTACTTGTCGCCGCTTTGGCGATATTGCATTGGATTTAA